The genomic interval TGCCTTCAGAGGTAGTTCATTAGAacattattttaagaaaataaattttcaatgaaaaataaaatatggaaaaaagaTCCACACTTGGTTTGAGCAGACtgaacataaaattaattctagatAACGTACTTTGTCTGAGAGTCTGCAAGCTGGTGGCCTCCCTTCTAATTTTGAACTGcagaagaaaaataattttttatgttaatttttccCAAACTCATATTAGTACAAGTTTCTCAAGTGTATGTTCATGAAATTTTTGTACGATAGTCTGCAAGAAGAAAGGGTCTTTGTATGTTATTTTAAGTATAAAGCCACTTAAAACTTACAAGTAGCCAACATTGCATGATGGAAGGCGATATAACTTTTCACTAAATAGGTTATCCTTAAAAGAAAGAcaaaatagatagaatttttacCTATTACCGCCTAGGACCCAATTAAGCATCAAGGGCATTGCCAGATCAATAAAAAACCTTCCACCAAATGTCCCTGGATGTGGTATTCTGAACTGTGTCAAAAACTAGAACAATTGAAACTCATCAGATATAATGTGTAACCTTTGCCACATACAAATATTAATGTATCTACAGATGATTTCTTACTGAAAGTGGGCCAAGTCCAACTCCCAAATAAGCTTTATAAGTGGAAGCCATCAATGCAGCCATTCTTGCCATTCCATGAATTACAGCAACCCGTATTCTTCTACTACTCTCATAACTAGGATCATCATTTAGAAAACAGttgacaaaattaaattaaaagagaaaacataGCATGGATTTCTGTGGTCAAAACAATGTTATTTGTTTAACACTACAAGGTTTTTGCCTTCTTGCCTCGGCAAGATCTTACAAAAAAACGTCTGCATAATCTCTACCGACGCTTTTCTGTGTGTGGCAAAAACTGTTGGCATAACTTCTGCTAATGGATTGCCATATGTGTATGTATGATATATTTGGATGGATTATCAGTTTTATCGTTAAAATTTATCACAGCCAATAAGGAAATAAAGCTTAGTTTAGTACCTCTTCAACGATGAGACAATGTCAATAGGAGAACCTGAGACTACACTTTCGTTCCATGCTTTATCTAGCTCAAGTGCAAGTTGATAACCATCCTGTAATCATCGGGAAGAAATAGTAAGCATATGCATAACTACATGTTAACCTGGTTTTACCACATTTGATGTTCCTACTTCAACAGATGACAGAGAAAAAATCTTCAATGTGCCGTGTTCAAGAAATGGAGGACAAAAATCATTTATGGTTACTAGAACTTATCAATGACAAGTTAGAATGGATCAAAAGATATAAATCAAGAGAACTATGGATGAAAAATGAGTACCTCAATAGCCATGCATCCCCCTTGACCCATATTTGGCTGCATGGCATGTACAGAATCCCCAAGCAAAGTTACACGACCCTTACCCCAAGTGAAAATGGGCGTGCGATCATAAATATCACGTCGAAGAACAGAATCTTCAGCAGTGGCATGTATCAGATCTATCACATTGTCGCACCAACCTTCGAAAATTTTGAACAATCTCTCCTTCCTGCCTGCTAGGACGGCAATCAAATGTTATTCAAGAAAGCATGAGCCTGGGAAACTCTTGACCTTGAACATGAATACGAGACAAGGACACGGCGACATcccatttttttaaactttaggACATGAACACAACGAAGACACGCTTATTAAAATATACTTAGTATATCATTTTTAAACAAGAAGAAAATTAGAAGCCAATGAGTTTATGCTTTATATACTTAAAAATTAGGCAAATATATTTCGctctcaaaatttttatttttgtcataTATGTGTCTACTTAATATACTTCATAAGTGTTTGATGCATACCAAACAAATCTTGGTCCTACTTGACTATGTATAACTAGTGTCTAATGCAtcaattgtattaaaaaatgtCCAATATGTATCCAACAAGTGTCTAAGTATTCAATACATGTTAGACATGGACATGCTAGTCAAACTAAAGTGCCCCTGCTTCTTAACTCTTAACATTCTATTGCATGGAGGAAGAGTTATCCTTATCCTCTTCTGTTACTCCCATTATTAGATAGTTAGCAGAGTGGTAAAAACTCGTGAACTGCATGTGCAAGATCATGCAGAGAAAATGAGTTAGCTAGAAAGGACCAAAGTGGTTTATTGTTAGAAGGCAAAAAGAAGATGGTATTAAAGGGGTGGAAGAGTTGTGTAATTCATTTAAGAATTAGACACGCCAAGTGAGTTCTATGGATTGTAGCTTCCTGATTCATTAGTGGACGGCCTGAGTTGACAGATCATTTACGAGCCACTACAATGTTTGTGTTATTCCTGTTTGCTCTTATTCTTTGCTCCTTGATTAACGGCTCATCATGATTGGTTTCTTTGAATTGTTCCGTTTGATTGGAGTGTTTTCCAGAAAAGCAtataccattttatttattattaaaaaaaagaaaaggcatGAACTCCTTATTTAATGTAATGCCCCTGGTCCAAGATTTGGAATTTAGATTCGGCACCTGATGGCCTTGACATTCCCCTGCATCCTCTATGGCCTGGCTACATCATCTTTACTTATCTTGAATGCTTTTAGAACTGATAGTTGTCTCTGCAAACCGACACTGgtcctttcagcatgctttgtcGTCACTCACATGTATCTTAGGAAAATTCCCAAGAGGACACCGAACATAAGgctgctccaagctaagcacgcctaactttggagttcttatgattgagccaccgaaaagaaAGGTATgtcttgttggtataggtagtgactttcaattcttttaagcctttcttaactaTATTTCCACATCTCAAGAaccctctcattcggatgtgatctCGGTTCATTCAGGTCTCCCTCCTAAACTCGAGTCATTACATGCCCACCAGCTTCTGCTTGGTTCGTCCCCGAACCACGTCCTACTAGGAGAGGTTTCGCTATGATGTAAATCCTCTCAACATGATTTGTCCTCAATCACATGCATCTAGAAAAATTCTcaggaggtcacccaacataggactactccaagctaagcacgcttaactttggagttcttatgattgagccaccaaaAAGAAAGGTGCATCTTGTTGGTATAGATAATGACTTTCCGTTCTTTTAAACCTTTCTTAACTATACTTCCATGTCCTCAAGATCCCTCTCTTTCGGATGTAATCTCGTCTCATTCATGTCCCCTTCCTAAACTCAGGTCGTTACATGAAAAAGACCCTCCAAAAttcttatatatttatatatatatacatttcttTCCTTTCCCTCTTTAActccaaattcaatttaaattcaaaatcctTATTATTTAACCAGTTTTTCCCAAAACGCTAAATATTACTCATCTGCAAAATCCCTTATCCTCACGATTCAAATTGGattattttaacaaaataattaagttttaaatCTCAATAATTCAACATGCCCCAAGTAACTgagttaagaattcaaattgaattaactCAACAAATTAACCCAATTTTGGCctcaaaattctaaaatatacCACAAGTAGTTCTTAGTAATTATTGTAAATTTACCTGGAAATTTTGGGGCGTCACAATTAAGCACACTATCCATTAGAGGAATACATTTGTCTCCAGTTAAAGATTTAGCTGAGAAGATTTTAGAATACAGATATCTCTGtacatatattattttcaaGGACAGATTCACGGGAGAACttctgatttatttattttatttgcttctCTAAGATAGAAGCATGATTCTAACCAATTATAAAAGGTTGGTCAAAGACGTACCGTTAGGGGGATCAGTGCCGCCTGGTGGTTCCTTATGGAATGCATACCACTGCATCTTTCCTGCACCGACATCTGAAGAAACAAAGTATTGTTTGTGTCCCAGAAACACACGGTACCTTCAGAATATAAATCAAAAGACAGGTCTTAAATCGAATACCAGAAAGTTTGTCGACATGTATTGCAATAGAAAGTTTAATAATCTTACCCAACAGTTTCAATGTCAGCTGGAATGAAGTCTGCGATACCCGTATAGCAAGTGTAGCCAGAATATACTGCTTCCGAATGACCAAACAAGTTCTTTCTAACCTGACATTATAAATCATATAgcatcaatattcattaataaaacaaataagTACAAGTTAGATTCAaccagaaaatgaagaaaaagtaaCATATTGTACCTTTGACCATATACCATCTGCTCCGACCAGGAGATCGCCCTCATGTTGCTGTCCATTTTCAAGAGTCACCTTGACCTAAAGGCACATAATGCAGGAAGACAAGATTACATCGTGGAAATGACAAAGGAATAGATGTATCATGGAACCATAACTTTTATCATGATTCATGAACTACTATAGCAAAAGAAACAGGTAACAATGGGATATAACCTTGTCTCCATTATCCTCAAAGTCAACAACATTACtatcatttataatcacatCATCACCCACAGCACGAGCAAGAATTTGTTGCAGTGCCATTCGACTGATTACCCTAGTGACAGGAAGTCCTCGTTCTGCTGCAGGAGTGAACGTGTCAAACTTGATGTACCTGATAACGAGTTACATATCCTTCATGTAACCAACAAATATCTGACAATTGACATCTCAAATAATACACACCAACAATCCTAGTACAGTAAGAAAGAGAAATTGTCTAATAAATTCCACTTGTTTGAAGATGGTCCTATTCAATCCCCTATTGCTTGTTGGTTCACATTCCAAGTTTATCTGAATGAACTGTACCGTCTTACTCTTACTTCTGCCCCAGATATTAATGTTACCTCATGGATAGTTGCACGGCCTAACAAAAGTTAATAAGAGAGACCAACCTAGAGGCCAGAATAAAGGAAATCCCTACCAAAAACATGGATTACAAAACCACCTTCCGATCAAGATCTATCAGAAAACAGTATTACTCATCAAGCATCAAAAGAAGAATTGTGTAAAACATTATGAGAGGAGGAAAATGCCCAAAACCCAAAAGCTATCGTAAGAATATGTGCCTTAAGCAGTTGAAGGATCCTGAGTATATATTCCTTACCAACGATAGTCAGGTTGGCTCCTTTCACTAGAAGTCAAAGATGCCATAAAACTTTAAAAGACCCAAACAACTTTAGCCCTTCATTTCATCAACCTACTCTAAGTACATACTAAGCAATAACTTCAAGCACGCAAAACTTTTACATAGTGCAACATATCATTATCTTTCTCAGTTGTTTACATGATGTTGTTAGCTAAATCCTGCTTTCGAAAAGTAAGTCCAATTTGAGATTCTGAATGGAATCAAAAGATACAAGAATAACCAGCCAAAAGAAATAGCAAAATCTCACAAAAAAAGGCAACGTACCAATTTCCAGAAACCCCATCAACAAGCCCATTAATCCTATCACCAGTAATACAACCCACTCTCATAACTTCCTCAGCAACCTCGAAATCAATGGCTTCCAAAGCCGCCAAAGCATTACTCTGTATCTGAATAGGCCCCCTGTACTGCCCCTCTCCTCTAATCGCACTTATATCCTTCTCGAACACCACCACATCAAAACCTTTCCTCTTCGCCGCCAAAGCAAAAACCAAACCCCCAATTCCACCACCGGCCACAAGTATCCGAACATTCTTCGTTGGTAAACTCCGGCTGATTTCTCCGGCTGCCCCTTCCGCCGGTGGCGCCTCAGCGACGGCGGCTTTCACTTGGGTCACTTTCTTCCTCCGCCCACAAGCTGATTTTCCCCCAAAATTACCCCCAATCCTTTGACAAGGCGAAATCTCAACTAGGTGTTCCCGAAAAGCTGGAACTGGGAAACATGTTCTTGACAAACCGGAGGAGGAAAGATTAAAAGGGTTGTGAAatctggtcaaagccatgatGGGTCAGTATCAAAAGCCACTTCTGTTGAAGAATCTGCAGAGAAAAAGGAAGAGGATGATGAACAGTTAAGAAGAAATGGAGACGGTGGGTTTTGTGGGTGATGAAATGGGTCGGTACATGAGGCTTGTAGCACTGAAATTCTTGGGGAGTGGTGGAGATTTCATGGACATGTGGCAAAACATGGACGATTTCAGTAAATTCTTGAACCCCCATTTCCCTAAGAGAGAAAGATCTTCGTTAGTGGTCCGAATTTAGTAGCCCACAATTATCTTGATTTTATTTGCGTCCCCACCGAAAGTGATCGCTACTTTCAACCCACAAATTCACGATCACTACCCACCACTaataaatgccataaaataaataaattccgTTTCTATTGCTGGAGGTGGAGTATGCTTGACAGAGGGAAGAGAAATAGCCTGAAATAGCACCCTCAATTATCTTTCAAAAACTAGTAAGATTTTCCAAATGTCATTAAACTAgcttttcattaaaaatatttatttttcctaaGGATTGTTTTGATTCTTTTGAACTTTTTTCGATACATCgagattttagtaatttttatgGATAATAAtctattcaaattttatatcaaatcttataagGCCAATTTCTGATTCCattattatatgaatttctaaatttccAAATGAATTTACATTTTTTCGAATGAAtgattatattttgatttttaaaatttggaaaagattaaattttgcaaaaaaaaaaagtaagacatggaaaatatataaaatcccGGTATTAAACTGCCTGAGAATTCACCTATCTCAATGTTAATTTGCTCGAAATTCATaccgagattttatatatttttcatattttatcttttttttgaaattttaatctttctaaaaatttaaaaaatcaaaatcaatcaatttgaaaatatataagatttggtataaaaTTTAGGAAGATCACATGACGTTTTGAAAAAATTACTAGAATCTTGGTATAATCTCTATTAAATGTACCGACAAAGACTGCCAAAACAATGATAAGTTAAAAAATGCTAATCTTTTTAACTTGTGGTTGATCTCGTCCAAGATGacgataaaaaattatttaaacaaattttaaaagatagtACTAATTTTATAAGTGGAAATTTAAAGGTATTATTTCTATAATTTTGGAAAGTTTTAATTTCATGTGAGGATATGGAATGTTAGGTTAATTGGATAGTTAGGGTACTTTTtcccaaccaaaaaaaaaaaaaggaaaaacaggTTTTTTAGAAACAAATTAGAGAAATGGTATACATATTTTGTCTTTTATAGAGTAGCACtcaactttttcctttttatttttgttattattatattttcttctttaacatGCTTCTTCGATCATATAAAGCggaagaaaattttccatttaCATCAAGTTCAAACTTCCTTCCTGCATGCGTGTTCCTCCAGAAACACGTATTAAAATAAGAGGTAAAAATTAATTGGTAGCATACTCGATCAAACGGGTGATTTTCTCGGCTACTACAAATCCCATACTACCCCATAAATTGAAAATCCATAACCCCAATTGTTACGGGAAtaccatttaattttgaatagcCTCAGTTAATCCTCCTTTCTTTGATAAGAATCAAGACGGTCTTTATAAGGTTCCTCCTCTGAATGAGATCGTTCTTCACCTAATTAGAAGAATGGTTTTAATATGGTATGGAAAGAATAAATGGAGAACCTAGTTTCGAGCGATCTGATCGcaatacttttttatttttattcaagaTTTTATGGGAATGAACCCACTGtagaaaatttaattagttggaatcaaatttaaataaagaacATTATAAGGTCATTCATTCTTAAGCGATTCAAAGAGTAAAGTCTTTGACTCCTCGATACTCAATAAAATCCTATTTTTTGAGGATTGAATGCACCCCTATAGTCCCATATTTAATAATTCCTGAACTATTTCTTTTCTATTGAGGATAAATAAGCAAGAATACTATTTCTACGAAAAAGACCATTTATGGGTATTTCAATCACGGATATTTCTCTTTCTAACCATACAATTACTAGTATGCCTAATGTGATTCCCAATAAGTAGTCAAAATGGGTTCTTCGTAAAGTTGATCATTATGAGTGTTATGATGAActtgattgggaagttcagtggTAAAAATAAGGATATTCATTAGCTCATTATTCCACATCTCCCTGACCAAATCCTCCAACATTAGGATTACTCGTTAATGGTTGATCAAATTTGATAGATTCGCCCTCTAAAACAAGAGGTTCTGGTCCTGGAAGGATAATATCAACCACTTGATGCCTATTCGCTGCATCAACTATGGTTATTTCATatcctcctttttcttttcatattattTTGCTGACAATTGAAATGACCGAAAAAGATATATGAGTtaatattgaaggaactcttatcgaagagcatccatgagcgcgttcaaatcttttctatttcattgtaaccgaaatacaacacatacattctaacagatagttatACAAATTAATACTAACTAACGAcatgcttcgaacaataa from Benincasa hispida cultivar B227 chromosome 10, ASM972705v1, whole genome shotgun sequence carries:
- the LOC120088239 gene encoding zeaxanthin epoxidase, chloroplastic: MALTRFHNPFNLSSSGLSRTCFPVPAFREHLVEISPCQRIGGNFGGKSACGRRKKVTQVKAAVAEAPPAEGAAGEISRSLPTKNVRILVAGGGIGGLVFALAAKRKGFDVVVFEKDISAIRGEGQYRGPIQIQSNALAALEAIDFEVAEEVMRVGCITGDRINGLVDGVSGNWYIKFDTFTPAAERGLPVTRVISRMALQQILARAVGDDVIINDSNVVDFEDNGDKVKVTLENGQQHEGDLLVGADGIWSKVRKNLFGHSEAVYSGYTCYTGIADFIPADIETVGYRVFLGHKQYFVSSDVGAGKMQWYAFHKEPPGGTDPPNGRKERLFKIFEGWCDNVIDLIHATAEDSVLRRDIYDRTPIFTWGKGRVTLLGDSVHAMQPNMGQGGCMAIEDGYQLALELDKAWNESVVSGSPIDIVSSLKSYESSRRIRVAVIHGMARMAALMASTYKAYLGVGLGPLSFLTQFRIPHPGTFGGRFFIDLAMPLMLNWVLGGNSSKLEGRPPACRLSDKANDQLRKWFEDDDALERAINGDWFLLPQGDEVSISQPICLRREGSQTYLIGSVEQEVDSGLSVIIPLPQVSEKHARIHYKDGAFFLTDLRSEHGTWLSDHEGRRYRVPPNFPVRFHQYDVIEFGSDKKATFRVKVIRSSVENDREKVEMNS